One genomic window of Pelodiscus sinensis isolate JC-2024 chromosome 14, ASM4963464v1, whole genome shotgun sequence includes the following:
- the SKIC8 gene encoding superkiller complex protein 8 isoform X1, which yields MQFHSHWSVCRIFLCIYSLYKEMTTQYSILFKQEQAHDDAIWSVAWGKNKRDGSETVISGSLDDLVKVWKWTDEKLDLQWTLEGHQLGVVSVDISHTGSIAASSSLDAHIRLWDLETGKQIKSIDAGPVDAWSLAFSPDSQYLATGSHVGKVNIFGVESGKKEYSLDTRGKFILSIAYSPDGKYLASGAIDGIINIFDIATGKLLHTLEGHAMPIRSLTFSPDSQLLVTASDDGYIKIYDVQHANLAGTLSGHGSWVLNVAFCPDDTHFVSSSSDKSVKVWDAVTRTCVHTFFDHQDQVWGVKYNGNGSKIVSVGDDQEIHIYDCPI from the exons ATGCAGTTTCATTCCCATTGGAGTGTGTGCAG aATATTTCTATGCATATATAGTTTATATAAAGAAATGACCACACAG TACAGTATTCTCTTCAAGCAAGAACAAG CACATGATGATGCTATCTGGTCAGTTGCATGGGGAAAGAATAAAAGAGATGGTTCTGAAACAGTAATCTCTGGATCTTTAGATGATTTAGTGAAGGTCTGGAAATG GACCGATGAAAAATTAGATCTACAATGGACGTTAGAGGGCCATCAACTGGGTGTGGTATCAGTAGATATCAGTCATACAGGTAGCATTGCAGCATCCAGTTCCCTAGATGCTCATATTCGTCTTTGGGATTTAGAAACTGGCAAACAGATCAAGTCCATAGATGCTGGTCCTG TTGATGCCTGGTCATTGGCCTTTTCACCAGATTCCCAGTATCTTGCAACAGGAAGTCATGTGGGAAAAGTAAACATTTTTGGTGTAGAAAGTGGAAAAAAGGAATATTCTCTGGACACTAGAGGGAAATTCATCCTTAGCATTGCATAC AGCCCAGATGGAAAATATTTAGCCAGTGGAGCAATAGATGGCATCATCAATATTTTTGATATTGCAACTGGAAAACTTCTGCATACGCTAGAAG GCCATGCAATGCCTATTCGCTCACTTACATTTTCTCCAGATTCCCAGCTACTTGTTACAGCTTCAGATGATGGATATATCAAAATCTATGATGT ACAACATGCGAATTTGGCAGGCACCCTAAGTGGTCATGGATCTTGGGTattaaatgtggcattttgtCCAGATGATACTCATTTTGTTTCCAG ctcttctgacaaaagtGTGAAAGTTTGGGATGCTGTAACAAGAACCTGTGTTCATACCTTCTTTGATCATCAGGATCAG GTCTGGGGAGTGAAATACAATGGAAATGGTTCCAAAATTGTATCTGTTGGAGATGACCAGGAAATCCATATCTATGACTGCCCAATTTAA
- the SKIC8 gene encoding superkiller complex protein 8 isoform X2 → MTTQYSILFKQEQAHDDAIWSVAWGKNKRDGSETVISGSLDDLVKVWKWTDEKLDLQWTLEGHQLGVVSVDISHTGSIAASSSLDAHIRLWDLETGKQIKSIDAGPVDAWSLAFSPDSQYLATGSHVGKVNIFGVESGKKEYSLDTRGKFILSIAYSPDGKYLASGAIDGIINIFDIATGKLLHTLEGHAMPIRSLTFSPDSQLLVTASDDGYIKIYDVQHANLAGTLSGHGSWVLNVAFCPDDTHFVSSSSDKSVKVWDAVTRTCVHTFFDHQDQVWGVKYNGNGSKIVSVGDDQEIHIYDCPI, encoded by the exons ATGACCACACAG TACAGTATTCTCTTCAAGCAAGAACAAG CACATGATGATGCTATCTGGTCAGTTGCATGGGGAAAGAATAAAAGAGATGGTTCTGAAACAGTAATCTCTGGATCTTTAGATGATTTAGTGAAGGTCTGGAAATG GACCGATGAAAAATTAGATCTACAATGGACGTTAGAGGGCCATCAACTGGGTGTGGTATCAGTAGATATCAGTCATACAGGTAGCATTGCAGCATCCAGTTCCCTAGATGCTCATATTCGTCTTTGGGATTTAGAAACTGGCAAACAGATCAAGTCCATAGATGCTGGTCCTG TTGATGCCTGGTCATTGGCCTTTTCACCAGATTCCCAGTATCTTGCAACAGGAAGTCATGTGGGAAAAGTAAACATTTTTGGTGTAGAAAGTGGAAAAAAGGAATATTCTCTGGACACTAGAGGGAAATTCATCCTTAGCATTGCATAC AGCCCAGATGGAAAATATTTAGCCAGTGGAGCAATAGATGGCATCATCAATATTTTTGATATTGCAACTGGAAAACTTCTGCATACGCTAGAAG GCCATGCAATGCCTATTCGCTCACTTACATTTTCTCCAGATTCCCAGCTACTTGTTACAGCTTCAGATGATGGATATATCAAAATCTATGATGT ACAACATGCGAATTTGGCAGGCACCCTAAGTGGTCATGGATCTTGGGTattaaatgtggcattttgtCCAGATGATACTCATTTTGTTTCCAG ctcttctgacaaaagtGTGAAAGTTTGGGATGCTGTAACAAGAACCTGTGTTCATACCTTCTTTGATCATCAGGATCAG GTCTGGGGAGTGAAATACAATGGAAATGGTTCCAAAATTGTATCTGTTGGAGATGACCAGGAAATCCATATCTATGACTGCCCAATTTAA